One Glycine soja cultivar W05 chromosome 2, ASM419377v2, whole genome shotgun sequence genomic region harbors:
- the LOC114394771 gene encoding probable LRR receptor-like serine/threonine-protein kinase At2g23950: protein MALHSLFFFFFFFFSRYTLSSASQPRNPEVEALMYIKAALHDPHGVLNNWDEYSVDACSWTMITCSSDYLVIGLGAPSQSLSGTLSPSIGNLTNLRQVLLQNNNISGNIPPALGNLPKLQTLDLSNNRFSGLIPASLSLLNSLQYLRLNNNNLSGSFPVSLAKTPQLAFLDLSYNNLSGPLPKFPARSFNIVGNPLVCGSSTTEGCSGSATLMPISFSQVSSEGKHKSKRLAIALGVSLSCASLILLLFGLLWYRKKRQHGAMLYISDCKEEGVLSLGNLKHFSFRELLHATDNFSSKNILGAGGFGNVYRGKLGDGTMVAVKRLKDVNGSAGESQFQTELEMISLAVHRNLLRLIGYCATPNEKLLVYPYMSNGSVASRLRGKPALDWNTRKRIAIGAARGLLYLHEQCDPKIIHRDVKAANVLLDDYCEAVVGDFGLAKLLDHADSHVTTAVRGTVGHIAPEYLSTGQSSEKTDVFGFGILLLELITGMTALEFGKTVNQKGAMLEWVRKILHEKRVAVLVDKELGDNYDRIEVGEMLQVALLCTQYLTAHRPKMSEVVRMLEGDGLAEKWASSHNYGNQDMNPSHGNNSNTSSRPTSASKHDDDVHDRSSMFGMTMDDDDEQSLESYAMELSGPR, encoded by the exons ATGGCTCTCcactctctcttcttcttcttcttcttcttcttctcacgcTACACTCTCTCTTCCGCTTCCCAGCCTCGCAACCCCGAAG TGGAGGCTTTGATGTACATTAAGGCAGCTCTCCATGACCCACACGGCGTCCTCAACAACTGGGATGAATACTCCGTCGACGCTTGCAGCTGGACCATGATCACTTGCTCTTCTGATTACCTTGTCATAGGCCT TGGAGCGCCTAGCCAATCTCTCTCCGGAACTTTATCTCCATCTATCGGAAATCTAACAAATCTTCGACAAGT ATTACTGCAGAACAACAATATCTCAGGCAACATACCACCGGCACTTGGAAACCTTCCCAAGCTTCAGACATTAGACCTTTCCAATAACCGTTTCTCAGGGCTGATTCCTGCATCTCTTAGTCTATTGAATAGTCTCCAGTACTT GAGACTCAACAACAATAATTTGTCCGGATCCTTTCCAGTGTCACTGGCCAAAACCCCACAGCTTGCTTTCTT GGACTTGTCTTATAACAATCTCAGTGGACCATTGCCAAAGTTCCCAGCCAGGTCATTCAA TATTGTGGGGAACCCATTAGTTTGTGGAAGCAGCACCACTGAAGGTTGCTCTGGGTCAGCAACCCTCATGCCCATTTCTTTCTCCCAAGTGTCATCAGAAG GAAAACACAAGTCTAAAAGACTAGCAATAGCACTTGGGGTCAGTCTTAGCTGCGCCTCCCTCATCCTTTTGCTTTTTGGGCTATTGTGGTATAGAAAGAAACGACAGCACGGAGCCATGCTTTATATCAGCG ATTGTAAGGAAGAGGGAGTTCTTAGCTTGGGAAATCTGAAACATTTCAGTTTCAGAGAGCTGCTACATGCAACGGATAATTTCAGCTCTAAGAATATTCTTGGTGCTGGAGGCTTTGGCAATGTCTATAGGGGGAAGCTTGGAGATGGCACAATGGTGGCAGTGAAAAGGCTGAAAGATGTAAATGGTAGTGCTGGTGAATCACAGTTCCAAACCGAGTTGGAGATGATCAGCTTGGCAGTTCATCGCAATTTACTTCGCTTAATTGGATACTGTGCTACTCCTAATGAGAAACTTTTGGTTTATCCTTATATGTCTAATGGCAGTGTGGCCTCCAGGCTCAGAG GAAAACCAGCTTTAGATTGGAACACAAGAAAGAGGATAGCAATTGGAGCTGCCAGAGGTCTTCTGTATTTGCACGAGCAATGTGATCCAAAGATAATACACAGAGATGTTAAGGCTGCCAATGTGCTTCTGGATGACTATTGTGAGGCTGTTGTTGGAGATTTTGGCCTTGCAAAGCTCCTTGACCATGCTGATTCCCATGTCACAACTGCTGTCCGTGGCACTGTTGGACACATTGCACCAGAGTACCTCTCCACCGGCCAATCATCTGAGAAAACAGATGTCTTTGGATTTGGCATTCTCTTGTTAGAGCTCATAACTGGAATGACAGCACTCGAGTTTGGGAAAACAGTGAATCAAAAAGGTGCTATGCTAGAGTGG GTTAGGAAAATACTACACGAAAAGAGGGTTGCAGTGTTGGTGGACAAAGAGCTAGGAGACAATTATGATAGAATAGAGGTGGGGGAGATGCTGCAAGTTGCTTTACTGTGTACTCAATATTTGACAGCCCACCGCCCTAAAATGTCTGAAGTGGTTCGAATGCTTGAAGGTGATGGGCTTGCTGAGAAGTGGGCATCTTCACATAATTACGGTAATCAAGACATGAACCCCAGCCACGGCAACAATAGCAATACTTCATCCCGCCCTACCTCTGCTTCAAAACATGATGATGACGTTCATGACCGTTCCAGTATGTTTGGCATGACaatggatgatgatgatgaacagTCTTTGGAATCCTATGCAATGGAACTCTCTGGTCCTAGATAA